A region from the Helicoverpa armigera isolate CAAS_96S chromosome 6, ASM3070526v1, whole genome shotgun sequence genome encodes:
- the LOC110373122 gene encoding alpha-tocopherol transfer protein isoform X3 — protein sequence MGKISQHMLTDLDKIPGVQLGDFLLQFELDEPRESVREIARKELRETPDIVKPAVEELKRLLEEDKDLHVPLDSEAWLIRFLRPCKFYPESAHDLIKRYYGFKLKHSKHYEGLIPSKETNVFIQNVLTVLPTRDQYGRRVLVLELGKKWKPSKCSLDEVFKGCVLFLEAAMLEPETQICGAVVIFDMDGLSMQHVLQFTPSFANRIVDWLQEAIPLRIKGLYIINQPFIFEMVFKLFKPFLKEKLRSRIVFMGSDKKMLHEYISPKCLPDQYGGTLNIPSVTGGQWLELLLMCDKEFSAINSYGYKKK from the exons ATGGGGAAAA TATCGCAGCACATGCTGACAGACCTGGACAAGATTCCAGGGGTGCAGCTGGGAGACTTCCTCCTACAGTTCGAGCTCGATGAGCCGAGGGAGTCAGTGCGGGAGATCGCCAGGAAGGAGCTCCGAGAGACTCCCGACATTGTCAAGCCAGCTGTCGAGGAACTTAAGAGACTGCTTGAAG AGGATAAAGACTTACACGTTCCACTCGATAGTGAAGCCTGGCTGATAAGATTCCTGCGCCCTTGCAAATTCTACCCTGAAAGCGCCCATGATTTG ATCAAACGTTACTACGGGTTCAAGCTGAAGCACTCAAAACACTATGAAGGTCTGATCCCCAGCAAGGAGACCAACGTGTTCATCCAGAATGTGCTGACTGTGCTGCCCACACGAGACCAATATGGCAGACGAGTTTTGGTGCTGGAGCTTGGCA AAAAATGGAAGCCAAGCAAGTGTTCCCTGGACGAGGTGTTCAAGGGCTGCGTGCTGTTCCTGGAGGCGGCCATGCTGGAGCCGGAGACGCAGATCTGCGGCGCCGTCGTCATCTTCGACATGGACGGGCTCTCCATGCAGCACGTGCTGCAGTTCACGCCCAGCTTCGCCAATAGAATCGTCGACTGGCTACAG GAAGCCATACCACTTCGTATCAAGGGGCTATACATAATCAACCAGCCATTCATCTTCGAAATGGTGTTCAAACTCTTCAAGCCTTTCTTGAAAGAGAAGCTTCGTTCCCGCATCGTGTTTATGGGCAGTGACAAGAAGATGCTGCATGAGTACATCAGTCCGAAGTGCCTGCCGGATCAGTATGGAGGCACGTTGAACATCCCGAGTGTGACGGGAGGACAGTGGCTGGAACTTCTCCTCATGTGTGATAAGGAATTCAGTG CGATCAACTCGTACGGATAC
- the LOC110373122 gene encoding alpha-tocopherol transfer protein isoform X2, with protein MLVSRVNIVSQHMLTDLDKIPGVQLGDFLLQFELDEPRESVREIARKELRETPDIVKPAVEELKRLLEEDKDLHVPLDSEAWLIRFLRPCKFYPESAHDLIKRYYGFKLKHSKHYEGLIPSKETNVFIQNVLTVLPTRDQYGRRVLVLELGKKWKPSKCSLDEVFKGCVLFLEAAMLEPETQICGAVVIFDMDGLSMQHVLQFTPSFANRIVDWLQEAIPLRIKGLYIINQPFIFEMVFKLFKPFLKEKLRSRIVFMGSDKKMLHEYISPKCLPDQYGGTLNIPSVTGGQWLELLLMCDKEFSAINSYGYKKK; from the exons ATGTTAGTGAGCCGtgtaaatatag TATCGCAGCACATGCTGACAGACCTGGACAAGATTCCAGGGGTGCAGCTGGGAGACTTCCTCCTACAGTTCGAGCTCGATGAGCCGAGGGAGTCAGTGCGGGAGATCGCCAGGAAGGAGCTCCGAGAGACTCCCGACATTGTCAAGCCAGCTGTCGAGGAACTTAAGAGACTGCTTGAAG AGGATAAAGACTTACACGTTCCACTCGATAGTGAAGCCTGGCTGATAAGATTCCTGCGCCCTTGCAAATTCTACCCTGAAAGCGCCCATGATTTG ATCAAACGTTACTACGGGTTCAAGCTGAAGCACTCAAAACACTATGAAGGTCTGATCCCCAGCAAGGAGACCAACGTGTTCATCCAGAATGTGCTGACTGTGCTGCCCACACGAGACCAATATGGCAGACGAGTTTTGGTGCTGGAGCTTGGCA AAAAATGGAAGCCAAGCAAGTGTTCCCTGGACGAGGTGTTCAAGGGCTGCGTGCTGTTCCTGGAGGCGGCCATGCTGGAGCCGGAGACGCAGATCTGCGGCGCCGTCGTCATCTTCGACATGGACGGGCTCTCCATGCAGCACGTGCTGCAGTTCACGCCCAGCTTCGCCAATAGAATCGTCGACTGGCTACAG GAAGCCATACCACTTCGTATCAAGGGGCTATACATAATCAACCAGCCATTCATCTTCGAAATGGTGTTCAAACTCTTCAAGCCTTTCTTGAAAGAGAAGCTTCGTTCCCGCATCGTGTTTATGGGCAGTGACAAGAAGATGCTGCATGAGTACATCAGTCCGAAGTGCCTGCCGGATCAGTATGGAGGCACGTTGAACATCCCGAGTGTGACGGGAGGACAGTGGCTGGAACTTCTCCTCATGTGTGATAAGGAATTCAGTG CGATCAACTCGTACGGATAC
- the LOC110373122 gene encoding alpha-tocopherol transfer protein isoform X1 — translation MPAQAETRIVLRDVTPEISQHMLTDLDKIPGVQLGDFLLQFELDEPRESVREIARKELRETPDIVKPAVEELKRLLEEDKDLHVPLDSEAWLIRFLRPCKFYPESAHDLIKRYYGFKLKHSKHYEGLIPSKETNVFIQNVLTVLPTRDQYGRRVLVLELGKKWKPSKCSLDEVFKGCVLFLEAAMLEPETQICGAVVIFDMDGLSMQHVLQFTPSFANRIVDWLQEAIPLRIKGLYIINQPFIFEMVFKLFKPFLKEKLRSRIVFMGSDKKMLHEYISPKCLPDQYGGTLNIPSVTGGQWLELLLMCDKEFSAINSYGYKKK, via the exons TATCGCAGCACATGCTGACAGACCTGGACAAGATTCCAGGGGTGCAGCTGGGAGACTTCCTCCTACAGTTCGAGCTCGATGAGCCGAGGGAGTCAGTGCGGGAGATCGCCAGGAAGGAGCTCCGAGAGACTCCCGACATTGTCAAGCCAGCTGTCGAGGAACTTAAGAGACTGCTTGAAG AGGATAAAGACTTACACGTTCCACTCGATAGTGAAGCCTGGCTGATAAGATTCCTGCGCCCTTGCAAATTCTACCCTGAAAGCGCCCATGATTTG ATCAAACGTTACTACGGGTTCAAGCTGAAGCACTCAAAACACTATGAAGGTCTGATCCCCAGCAAGGAGACCAACGTGTTCATCCAGAATGTGCTGACTGTGCTGCCCACACGAGACCAATATGGCAGACGAGTTTTGGTGCTGGAGCTTGGCA AAAAATGGAAGCCAAGCAAGTGTTCCCTGGACGAGGTGTTCAAGGGCTGCGTGCTGTTCCTGGAGGCGGCCATGCTGGAGCCGGAGACGCAGATCTGCGGCGCCGTCGTCATCTTCGACATGGACGGGCTCTCCATGCAGCACGTGCTGCAGTTCACGCCCAGCTTCGCCAATAGAATCGTCGACTGGCTACAG GAAGCCATACCACTTCGTATCAAGGGGCTATACATAATCAACCAGCCATTCATCTTCGAAATGGTGTTCAAACTCTTCAAGCCTTTCTTGAAAGAGAAGCTTCGTTCCCGCATCGTGTTTATGGGCAGTGACAAGAAGATGCTGCATGAGTACATCAGTCCGAAGTGCCTGCCGGATCAGTATGGAGGCACGTTGAACATCCCGAGTGTGACGGGAGGACAGTGGCTGGAACTTCTCCTCATGTGTGATAAGGAATTCAGTG CGATCAACTCGTACGGATAC